The following proteins are encoded in a genomic region of Nocardioides renjunii:
- a CDS encoding CDP-alcohol phosphatidyltransferase family protein has protein sequence MGGPGSVKAEPVADPENRYGVRDERLLTGATVITGVRTAASVVLAALAAHQDSLELLVAALVVYWVGDMLDGFYARVRDCETRIGAVLDVICDRFNAAAFYIGLAWLQPDLSPAIFVYLAEFMVVDFFLSIAFLAWPVRSPNYFFVIDRPIWLWNWSKPAKAVNSALFAVLLLVTGWMWVGLAIASALLVLKCVSLHRLVRIGLPVPGAVG, from the coding sequence GTGGGGGGCCCCGGTTCGGTGAAGGCAGAGCCCGTCGCCGACCCCGAGAACCGCTACGGGGTGCGCGACGAGCGCCTGCTGACCGGCGCGACCGTCATCACCGGCGTGCGCACCGCCGCCTCCGTCGTGCTGGCCGCCCTCGCGGCCCACCAGGACAGCCTCGAGCTGCTGGTCGCCGCGCTCGTGGTCTATTGGGTCGGCGACATGCTCGACGGGTTCTACGCCCGGGTCCGCGACTGCGAGACCCGCATCGGCGCGGTCCTCGACGTCATCTGCGACCGGTTCAACGCCGCCGCGTTCTACATCGGCCTGGCGTGGCTGCAGCCGGACCTGTCCCCCGCGATCTTCGTCTACCTCGCCGAGTTCATGGTGGTCGACTTCTTCCTCTCGATCGCGTTCCTCGCCTGGCCGGTGCGCAGCCCCAACTACTTCTTCGTCATCGACCGGCCCATCTGGCTGTGGAACTGGTCCAAGCCGGCCAAGGCGGTCAACAGCGCCCTCTTCGCGGTGCTGCTGCTGGTGACCGGGTGGATGTGGGTCGGCCTGGCCATCGCCTCGGCGCTGCTGGTGCTCAAGTGCGTCTCGCTGCACCGCCTGGTGCGGATCGGGCTGCCTGTGCCCGGGGCCGTCGGCTGA
- a CDS encoding Maf family protein yields the protein MTRLVLASASPARRTTLRAAGLDPVVVVSGVDESQLTDLPPAELALQLAELKCAAVAARDDLPADALVLGCDSVLELDGEALGKPHDAAEARRRWQAMRGRSGVLHSGHCLRDVATGRVAAATGSTTVHFADVSDEEIAAYVATGEPLEVAGAFTIDGIGGAFVTGIEGDHHNVVGVSLPLLRELVLELGHGWPDLWA from the coding sequence GTGACCCGGCTGGTCCTTGCCTCCGCCTCCCCCGCACGCCGTACGACGCTGCGTGCGGCCGGGCTCGACCCGGTGGTCGTCGTCAGCGGGGTCGACGAGTCGCAGCTGACCGACCTGCCGCCCGCCGAGCTCGCGCTGCAGCTGGCCGAGCTCAAGTGCGCGGCGGTGGCCGCTCGGGACGACCTGCCCGCCGATGCGCTCGTCCTGGGCTGCGACTCGGTCCTCGAGCTCGACGGGGAGGCGCTCGGCAAGCCGCACGACGCGGCGGAGGCACGACGCCGCTGGCAGGCGATGCGGGGCCGCTCCGGCGTGCTCCACAGCGGCCACTGCCTACGCGACGTCGCGACCGGACGGGTCGCGGCGGCCACCGGCTCGACGACCGTCCACTTCGCCGACGTCAGCGACGAGGAGATCGCTGCCTACGTCGCGACCGGCGAGCCGCTGGAGGTCGCCGGCGCCTTCACGATCGACGGGATCGGCGGGGCGTTCGTCACCGGCATCGAGGGCGACCACCACAACGTGGTGGGCGTCAGCCTGCCGCTGCTGCGCGAGCTGGTCCTCGAACTCGGGCACGGGTGGCCGGACCTGTGGGCGTGA
- a CDS encoding VTT domain-containing protein: MLFWSVMGASIGSALLPLINIEAILAVAVNRAPDQMWALLVAAIVGQMLGKILWYWGGMHLDRAPWVDRHLAKPKVKASLDKWHERAEGRPWFTAALLFVSAATGFPPYAVTAVLAGILRVPFWIFLVTGTLGRGLRFWAVVAGTSGLVNLF, encoded by the coding sequence ATGCTCTTCTGGAGCGTCATGGGCGCCTCGATCGGCTCCGCCCTGCTCCCGTTGATCAACATCGAGGCCATCCTCGCGGTGGCGGTCAACCGTGCCCCCGACCAGATGTGGGCGCTGCTCGTCGCCGCGATCGTGGGGCAGATGCTCGGCAAGATCCTCTGGTACTGGGGCGGCATGCACCTCGACCGGGCCCCCTGGGTCGACCGGCACCTCGCCAAGCCTAAGGTCAAGGCGTCGCTCGACAAGTGGCACGAGCGCGCGGAAGGGCGGCCGTGGTTCACGGCCGCCCTCCTCTTCGTCTCCGCCGCCACCGGCTTCCCGCCGTACGCCGTCACGGCGGTGCTGGCGGGCATCCTGCGCGTCCCCTTCTGGATCTTCCTCGTCACCGGGACGCTCGGTCGCGGGCTGAGGTTCTGGGCGGTCGTGGCCGGGACCTCCGGGCTCGTCAACCTGTTCTGA
- a CDS encoding DUF885 domain-containing protein — protein MPGPSTARTIDALCDAYVDDYCALDPLTATSIGVGGHDHELTDFSPAGFDAREALARRAVAAVEAATPVDDREAAAKDAFLERTRLELELEEAGVNRSRMSVLWSPLHEVRGVFDLMPTEGEDAVAAIAARLAAVPAVLEGLRVTLSDEARKGNVVAARQYAEVAEQVRRWTGQTGEAGDFYLGLVERLDVADRTELRALAGAASAATASFGLFLSDEMEPQGRAEEGVGREVYALASRYFLGAEVDLDETYAWGWAELQRLSDLMHATADRILPGADVDGAVAHLVADPERVVHGREAFRDWMQRLADRTVADMADVHFDIPEPIRRIECMLAPTNDGGIYYTGPSEDFERPGRMWWSVPDGIEDFHPWREVTTVFHEGVPGHHLQVAQTAYRSDTLNRWQRLMCWCSGHGEGWALYAERLMEELGFLDDPADLLGMLDGQSMRAARVIVDIGMHLGLTVPKDNRLGAGGAAFHPGETWTPELGLEFMRLHCRMDDEVIQFEVKRYLGLPGQAPSYKVGERIWLEARAEVQQRQGEGFDLKAFHRAALDLGSLGLDPLRTALGRL, from the coding sequence ATGCCCGGACCGAGCACCGCACGCACCATCGACGCCCTCTGCGACGCCTACGTCGACGACTACTGCGCCCTCGACCCGCTGACCGCCACCTCGATCGGCGTCGGCGGGCACGACCACGAGCTGACGGACTTCTCCCCCGCCGGGTTCGACGCCCGCGAGGCACTGGCCCGCCGGGCCGTGGCGGCGGTCGAGGCGGCCACGCCGGTCGACGACCGGGAGGCGGCCGCGAAGGACGCGTTCCTCGAGCGCACCCGCCTCGAGCTCGAGCTCGAGGAGGCCGGCGTCAACCGCTCCCGGATGTCGGTGCTGTGGAGCCCGCTCCACGAGGTCCGGGGCGTCTTCGACCTGATGCCGACCGAGGGCGAGGACGCCGTCGCGGCGATCGCGGCCCGGCTCGCCGCCGTGCCCGCCGTCCTCGAGGGCCTGCGGGTCACGCTCTCCGACGAGGCACGCAAGGGCAACGTCGTCGCGGCGCGGCAGTACGCCGAGGTGGCCGAGCAGGTGCGCCGCTGGACCGGCCAGACCGGCGAGGCGGGTGACTTCTACCTCGGCCTCGTCGAGCGGCTCGACGTCGCCGACCGCACCGAGCTCCGGGCGCTGGCCGGCGCCGCGAGCGCGGCCACGGCGTCGTTCGGCCTCTTCCTCAGCGACGAGATGGAGCCGCAGGGCCGGGCGGAGGAGGGCGTGGGCCGCGAGGTGTACGCCCTCGCCAGCCGCTACTTCCTCGGCGCCGAGGTCGACCTCGACGAGACCTACGCCTGGGGCTGGGCCGAGCTCCAGCGGCTCTCCGACCTCATGCACGCCACCGCCGACCGCATCCTCCCCGGCGCCGACGTCGACGGCGCGGTCGCGCACCTCGTCGCCGATCCCGAGCGGGTCGTGCACGGGCGGGAGGCCTTCCGCGACTGGATGCAGCGGCTGGCCGACCGCACGGTCGCCGACATGGCCGACGTGCACTTCGACATCCCGGAGCCGATCCGCCGGATCGAGTGCATGCTCGCCCCCACCAACGACGGCGGCATCTACTACACCGGCCCGTCGGAGGACTTCGAGCGCCCGGGCCGGATGTGGTGGTCGGTGCCCGACGGCATCGAGGACTTCCACCCGTGGCGCGAGGTGACCACGGTCTTCCACGAGGGCGTGCCCGGTCACCACCTGCAGGTCGCGCAGACCGCCTACCGCAGCGACACGCTCAACCGCTGGCAGCGCCTGATGTGCTGGTGCAGCGGCCACGGCGAGGGCTGGGCGCTCTACGCCGAGCGGCTGATGGAGGAGCTCGGCTTCCTCGACGACCCCGCCGACCTGCTCGGCATGCTCGACGGCCAGTCGATGCGCGCGGCCCGGGTGATCGTGGACATCGGGATGCACCTCGGCCTCACCGTCCCCAAGGACAACCGGCTCGGCGCCGGCGGCGCCGCCTTCCACCCGGGCGAGACGTGGACGCCCGAGCTGGGCCTGGAGTTCATGCGGCTGCACTGCCGGATGGACGACGAGGTCATCCAGTTCGAGGTCAAGCGCTACCTCGGCCTGCCCGGCCAGGCGCCGTCCTACAAGGTCGGCGAGCGCATCTGGCTCGAGGCGCGGGCCGAGGTGCAGCAGCGGCAGGGCGAGGGGTTCGACCTCAAGGCCTTCCACCGTGCCGCGCTCGACCTGGGCTCGCTGGGGCTCGACCCGCTGCGCACCGCGCTGGGGCGCCTGTGA